Proteins encoded by one window of Deinococcus radiodurans R1 = ATCC 13939 = DSM 20539:
- a CDS encoding mechanosensitive ion channel family protein — protein MSLTKSHLFGLDALLDLGRTVWADVQRFLTEYGPAILLSAVLAAAYALLFWGLIRLALWLLSRFGPPDAHPVLRTTLRRVLRLTGLLLAAISVAGLFPLLTPYIPALFRGYLLLLLLYAGWALIHHLLHRQANAWGLDASLSLLLSNVVRGVWLLSGIYLIFRQFGIDLLPILGGLGVVGLAVGFAAQDILANLISGVTLLLDRPFRIGDWVRIRDYEGQVHGLTLRTTRIMTRDNEWVSIPNKDVAGATVVNLTAGGTLRLNVPLPLAYAERVPEARAVLLRVMAQHPKVETDPAPVVLVREVNESNLELIMRFYVSDENVKAYPVLTMQLREAAKEALQDAGLAAPYPRQWIYRVDGAPTAPEPRG, from the coding sequence ATGAGCCTCACCAAGTCGCACCTGTTCGGCCTCGACGCCCTGCTGGACCTGGGGCGCACAGTCTGGGCCGACGTACAGCGGTTCCTGACGGAATACGGCCCCGCCATCCTGCTCTCCGCGGTGCTGGCCGCCGCCTACGCACTGCTGTTCTGGGGGCTGATTCGGCTGGCGCTGTGGCTGCTGAGCCGCTTCGGGCCGCCGGACGCGCATCCGGTGCTGCGGACCACGCTGCGGCGGGTGCTGCGGCTGACCGGGCTGCTGCTGGCGGCCATTTCGGTGGCGGGGCTCTTTCCACTGCTGACGCCGTATATCCCGGCCCTGTTCCGGGGGTATCTGCTGCTGCTTCTGCTCTACGCGGGCTGGGCGCTTATTCACCACCTGCTGCACCGGCAGGCGAACGCCTGGGGGCTGGACGCCAGCCTCTCGCTGCTGCTGAGCAACGTGGTGCGGGGGGTGTGGCTGCTCTCGGGCATCTACCTCATCTTCCGGCAGTTCGGCATCGACCTGCTGCCGATTCTGGGCGGGCTGGGCGTGGTGGGGCTGGCGGTGGGCTTTGCCGCGCAGGACATTCTCGCCAACCTCATCAGCGGGGTGACGCTGCTGCTCGACCGGCCCTTTCGGATTGGCGACTGGGTGCGCATCCGCGACTACGAGGGGCAGGTGCACGGCCTCACGCTGCGGACCACCCGCATCATGACCCGCGACAATGAGTGGGTCAGTATTCCCAACAAGGACGTGGCGGGGGCCACCGTGGTGAACCTGACGGCGGGCGGCACCCTGCGCCTGAACGTGCCGCTGCCGCTCGCCTACGCGGAGCGGGTGCCTGAGGCCCGCGCCGTGCTGCTGAGGGTGATGGCGCAGCACCCCAAAGTCGAGACGGACCCCGCGCCGGTGGTGCTGGTGCGCGAAGTGAACGAGAGTAACTTAGAACTCATCATGCGGTTTTACGTGAGCGACGAGAACGTGAAGGCCTACCCGGTCCTGACCATGCAACTGCGCGAGGCGGCCAAAGAAGCCCTGCAAGACGCCGGCCTCGCCGCGCCCTATCCGCGCCAGTGGATTTACCGGGTGGACGGGGCGCCCACCGCGCCGGAGCCGCGAGGATGA